The nucleotide sequence CACCCTGTCGCCCTCCTCACCCAGCTATGACGGCGAATTCGCGTTCACCGGGAAGTTCGAGAAGGTCGTCTTCACGGTCGCGCCGGACGAAGCGGGCACGACACCCTTCGAGCGCATCGACTGATACGGCCTTCAGGCCCCCTCGGCCGGGTTGAACCCAGGAAAAGGGGGCCTGAGAGTGTCCGGCGCCCCGTCAGTTGGGCGGCGTATAGCGTCCGTCGATCGCCGTCCAGCCTCCGTCCACGAAGAGCTGGCTCCCGGTGACGAAGGATGACGCGTCCGACGCGAGGTAGACGACGGCGCCGGCCAGCTCGTCGGGCCGGGACCAGCGGCCCAGGGCGCTCTTCGCCGCATAGGCCTCGGACCATTCCGGTACGGCCCTGATCTGCGCGGTCAGCGGTGTGTCCACGACGCCCGGGGCGACGGTGTTCACCCGCACGCCCGACGGTCCCAGCTCGGCCGCCGCGGTCCGCAGCATCTGGACGAGACCGGCCTTCGTGGCCGCGTACACCCCCTGCCCCGGTTCGACGGCCACCGCGCGGATCGAGCTGAAGCCGATGATGCTTCCCCTGCCGCGTTCGGCCATGCCGCGGCCGAACGCCCGCACCAGGTCGAAGGACGCACGCAGATTGAGCGCCACGACCCGGTCGAACTCCTCCGCCGTGTAGTCGAGCAGGTGCTTGCGCACGTTCGTCGCGGCGGTGAAGACGAGCACATCGACGGGTCCGAGCTCCTCGGCGGCACGCGCGACCGCCTCGCCGTCGAGCACATCGAGGGCGTACGGCGACAGGCCCGGCCCCATCGACGCCGACTCCGTGGCCGCCGTCAGATCACGGTCGGCGCACACCACCGTGGCCCCGTGCGCGGCGAGGGCCAAGGCGCTCTCGCGGCCGATCCCACTGCCCGCGCCCACCACGACAGCCCTGCGGCCGTCGAGCCGGAACAGGCCGGAGTACGCGTCCACCGCATCGGTGCGGTCCTTTGCTTGCATGGTGGTCCTCACGGCTTCGTTGTCGTCGGACGGATCACTGCCATACGGGTCACGGTGAGCTCTTCGATGGCGAACCTCGGGCCCTCCCGTCCGGCCCCGGAGTCCTTCACACCGCCGTACGGCATGACATCGGAACGGAAACCGGGAACCTCATTGACCACCACTCCGCCCACCTCCAGGCGGTCGAGAGCGGCGAACGCGGTGTCCAGGGCGCTGGTGTAGACGCTCGCGTGCAGTCCGTAGCGCGAGTCGTTGACCAGGTCGAAGGCAGTCTCCAGATCGGGGACTGACCGTACGGCGACCACGGGGCCGAACACTTCCTCGTCCCAGACGGCGAGGGCGCGGTCCACATCGAGCAGCAGGGCGGGCTCGATCACACCATCGGTGACCGATCCTCCGGCCACCAGCGACGCCCCCGCCTCCACCGCCTCGGCCAGCCACGCGCGCACCCGCTCGGTCGACCGCTTGTCGATGAGTGCCGAGACACGCGTCTGCGGATCACGGGGATCGCCCACGGCCACCTGGGCCACTCGCTCCGTCAGGCGGGCCACGAACTCCTTCCGCACGGAGTCCACCACGATGACCCGCTGCACGCTGATGCACGCCTGGCCCGACGCGTAGTACCCGCCGCGCACCACCGCGTCGGCGGCGGCGTCGAGGTCGGCGTCGGCGGCCACCACCAGGGCGGCGTTGGAGCCGAGTTCGAGCAGCACCTTGGTGGGTGCCGCGTCCCGGGCGATCTGGTGGCCGACGGCGGCGGAACCGGTGAAGGACACCGCTCCGATCCGGCGGTCGGTGGTCAGCGCGATGCCCACCTCGGGGCCCCCGGTCACCAGCTGCACCGCGGCCTGTGGCGCACCGCCGGCGCGCAGGGCCTCACGGAGGAGGTGCACCAGCCACAGGGTGGCCAGCGGGGTCTGCGGGGCGGGCTTGGCGATGATCGGGCAGCCGGCGGCCAGCGCCGGCGCGATCTTGTGCGCGGCGAGCAGCAGCGGGTAGTTGAAGCCCGCGATGCCCACCACCACGCCAATCGGCTTGCGGGTCCAGAAGCCGAGCAGCCCCTCCCCCGACGGCAGCAGGTCCAGCGGCACCGTCTCCCCGTGCAGCCGGGCCACTTCCTCGGCCGCCGTGAGCAGGGTCAGCAGGGTGCGGTCCACCTCGACCCGGCAGTCGACCAGCGGCTTGCCGGTCTCCAGGACGAGGAGCCGCTCGAAGTCCGCGCGCCGGGAACCGACCGCCTCGTGCGTCGCGAGCAGCGCCGCCCTGCGTACGTGCGAGGGGAGCCGGCCGACGCGCTCGCGGATCGCGAGGGCCGCGTCGACCGCGTGGCGGGCGAGGGCGGTGTCCCCGATCGGCGCCCGTGCGACGAGCGTCCCGTCGTAGGGGAAACGGACGTCCTCGGTGGCGGGTGCCTCCACCCAGGTGTCACCGATGGGAAGACCCTCGGGAAACTCCCTCGCCACGGGGCTTTCGCCGGCGGGTTCGGCATGGGTCGTCACGGTTGGTACTCCCGGTTGAGGTCGGCCGCCGACACTCCGGACAGTGCCTTGCCCAGAGTGGGAACGGCGGAGATCAGCCTGCGTGTGTAGGAATGTTGCGGGTCCTCGTACACCTGCTCGGTGGCCCCGGTCTCCACGATCTGCCCGTTGTGCATGACCGCGACCCGGTCGCACACATGGCGGACCACGGACAGGTCGTGGGAGACGAAGACCAGCGTGAGGGACAACTCGTCGACGAGGTCGGCGATGAGGTTGAGGACCTGGGCCCGTACGGACACGTCCAGGGCGCTCACCGGCTCATCGGCCACGATGATCTTCGGGCGGGGGGCCAGAGCGCGCGCGATCGAGATGCGCTGCCGCTGACCGCCGGAGAACTGGTGCGGATACCGGTCCGCCGCGTCGGCTCGCAGGCCGACGGCCTCGAGCAGCTCGGACACCCGCTCGCGGCGGTTCCCGTGACCCTGTGCGACGAGCGGCTCGGCCACGATGTCGCCGACGCGCATGCGCGGATCCAGCGAACTCATCGGGTCCTGGAACACGAGCTGGAGCCGCTCGCGGACGAACCGGAGCTGTCTCTCCCGGAGCCCGGTGATGTCCCGGCCGTCGATCGCGACGCTGCCGCTGGTGGGGCGGTCGAGCCCGGCCAGAATCCGCAGCAGGGTCGACTTGCCGCACCCCGACTCGCCCACGATGCCGAACCGTTGCCCCGGCGGGACGGCGAAGCTGACGCCGCGCAGCGCGTGCACCGGCGGGCTGGGGTGGCGCAGCGAGGTACGAGGTCGCCGGTAGTCGCGGGTGACGTCGCGGACGCTGATGGCATCCGCCGGGCCGGTCCCCCGCCCGGGGGCACGGGGGGCGCTGGTCGGCTGCTCAGCCATGGCCGGCCTCCTGGTTCGTGGGGGTGCCGGTCCCGGGTGCGCCGCTCTCGGACACCGGGTGGAAGCAGGCGTAGCCGGAGTCCGGCCCGGTCGCGACCCATTCCGGCCGGGTGGCGCACACCTCGGTGGCCTGGGCGCATCTGTTTCTGAAGACGCATCCTGCGGGGAACTGTCCCGCGGGCGGAACCGACCCGCCGATGGTGACCAGCCGGCCTCGGTCGTCGACCACGGTCAGGTCGGAGGCGCCGATCAGACCCTGGGTGTAGCGGTGCCGGGGGCGCGTGAACACCTCCCTGACCGGGCCGGACTCGACCACCCGCCCGCCGTACATGACCATGACCCGCTCGCAGGCGGTGGCCACCACGGGCAGGTCGTGGGTGATGAAGAGCATGGCCGACCTGCGGTCCTGGACGCCCCGCACGATCAGGTCGAGCACTCGCGCCTGCACCGTGACGTCGAGTGCGGTGGTGGGTTCGTCGCAGACCAGCAGCGCGGGGTCGTTCGCGAGGGCGATGGCCAGCACCACCCGTTGCCGCTGGCCGCCGGAGAACTGGTGCGGGTAGGCGTCGGCGGCGACCGCGGGATCGGGCAGTCCCACCTGGTCGAGGAGTTCCACGGCGGCGGCGCGAGCGGACGCGCGGTCGGGCCTGGTCCGGTGGATCAGCAGTACCTCGGCGATCTGCCGCCCGACCTTCATCGTGGGGTTCAGAGCGGTCATGGGCTCCTGGAAGACCATGGCGATCTCCTTGCCCCGCACCCGGGACATCCGCGCCTCGTCGGCCCCCACCAGGTCGTGGCCGACTCCGGCGAGCCGCACCGAACCCGTGGCCCGGAGCTCCTCGGGAAGCAGGCCCATGACGCTCAGCGCGGTCAGCGACTTGCCCGACCCCGACTCGCCGATCAGGCCGACCCGTTCGCCCGCCCGGATGGTGAAGTCGACGTCCTCGACGAGCTTGCGGCCGCCGACCGCGACGTCGAGTTTCCGCACGGTCAATACGTCATCGGGCGAGTCGGGAGAGTCGGGGGAGCCCGCTGCGGAGGCCGGTGCCGTGTCAGGTGCCGGGGTCATCGGCGGTCCTCCATCTTGGGGTCGAAGCGGTCGCGCAGGCCGTCACCGAGCAGATTGAATCCGAGCACCGCCACCGCGATCGCGATGCCCGGAAACACGGCGAGCCGGGGAGCGATCGACAGCATCTCCTGGCTCTCCTGCAGCATCCGGCCCCAGGACGGTGTGGGGGGCGGGGTTCCGAAGCCCAGGAACGACAGCGCGGCTTCGGCGAGTACGGCGATGGCGAATCCGACCGACGCCTGCACGATGACGAGACCGCTGACGTTGGGCAGGACATGCCGCAGGGCGATCGCGAACGGCCCGCGGCCCGCCGCGCGCGCGGCGATGACGTATTCGGTCCGCATGACCTGCAGCGTGCCGCCGCGGATCAGCCGGGCGAAATGGGGGATGGACGCGATGCCGATGGCGACCATCGCGACCAGCGTGCCGGCACCGTACACGGCGGAGAACATGATGGTCAGCAGGAGCGCCGGGAAGGCGAGAATCAGGTCGTTGCCGCGCATGAGCAGCTCGCCGAACCAGCCGGGCGCCATTCCGGCGACGATGCCGAGGGGCACTCCGACCAGGGCGGCGACCCCCACCGCCACGAAGCCGACGAACAGCGTGGTGCGCGAGCCCATCATGATCTGGCTGAACACGTCGCGGCCGAATTTGTCCGTGCCGAACCAGTACTCCGACGACGGCGTCTCCAGCCGTGCCGCGGGGTTCACCAGCGTCGGATCGTGCGGGGTCCACACGAAGGACAGCAGCGCCATGCCGAGTACGACCACGACGATGAGAGCGCCCACCAGGAGGCTGCCCGGCACCGGGCGGCGCCGCCGACGGCCCTCGGGCGCCACGGACGCGACAGCGGCTTCCGTGTCCGGAACACTCATGACGCACCCACCCTCAGTCGCGGGTCGATCAGCAGATAGATGATGTCCACCAGGAAGTTCACGAGCAGCACCGCCGTTGCGATGATCATGACCACGTCCTGCACCAGGATGAGGTCGCGGTTGGAGACGCTGTCCAGCAGCAGGCTCCCGAGCCCGGGGATGACAAAGACCCGTTCGATGACGACGGCGCCCACCAGCAGCGTGGCGAGTTGCAGCGCCAGGACGGTGACCACGGGCACCGCCGCGTTCCGCAGGCCGTGCCGCAGCAGCGCCTGCGTCGGGCGGAGTCCCTTGGCCCGAGCGGTGCGCAGATAGTCCTCCCTGAGGACATCGAGCACGGCGCTGCGGACATAGCGGGTGAGCACTGCCCCCTGCACCACGCCGAGGGACAGCGCGGGCAGCACCAGCTGCTTGAGGAAGAGGACCGGATCCTCGACCGGCGGTGTCCAGCCGTTCGCCGGCAGCCACCCGAGCCCCACCGCGAACACGGTGATCAGGAGGATGCCCGCGAGGAAGGCCGGGACGGCCACGCCGATCTGGGACAGGGCCGAGAGGATGAGCCCGGACGGCCTGCGGTGCCGCACGGCCATGACCATGCCCATGGGAATCGCCACGATGCAGGCGATCACCATCCCGGTGCCGACCAGCCACAGGGTGACCTGGAGACGGTCGGAGATCTGCGGGCCGATCGGCGCGTGGGAGATGTAGGAGTTGCCCGGGTCGAAGGTCACCAGTCCGTGGATCCAGCTCAGGTACTGCTCCACGAGCGGCCGGTTGAGCCCGAACTGCTCGCGCAGTTGCGCCACCGCGGTGTCCGAGGCGCTGGTGCCGAGTGCGACGCGCGCCGGATCCCCCGGCAGGACCGCCATGAACGCGAACACCAGGACGGAGCTCACGGCAAGGCTGGCCAGGAGGATCGCGATCCGCTGCGCCAGACGGACGATCATGGGTTGAGGCCGCCTTTCATGACCGGCCCAGGCCGGTGAGATCCAGTGACTCGGAGACGGTGTTCACCGGCAGGCCGGTGATGTCCTTGTTCGCCACCATCAGGTTCGGGAGCAGGAACAGCCAGTCGGCCGCGGCGTCCTTGGACAGCAGCCGGGCGGCCGCCCGCATGGCGGTGATCT is from Streptomyces hygroscopicus and encodes:
- a CDS encoding 3-oxoacyl-ACP reductase, translated to MQAKDRTDAVDAYSGLFRLDGRRAVVVGAGSGIGRESALALAAHGATVVCADRDLTAATESASMGPGLSPYALDVLDGEAVARAAEELGPVDVLVFTAATNVRKHLLDYTAEEFDRVVALNLRASFDLVRAFGRGMAERGRGSIIGFSSIRAVAVEPGQGVYAATKAGLVQMLRTAAAELGPSGVRVNTVAPGVVDTPLTAQIRAVPEWSEAYAAKSALGRWSRPDELAGAVVYLASDASSFVTGSQLFVDGGWTAIDGRYTPPN
- a CDS encoding peptide ABC transporter; translated protein: MIVRLAQRIAILLASLAVSSVLVFAFMAVLPGDPARVALGTSASDTAVAQLREQFGLNRPLVEQYLSWIHGLVTFDPGNSYISHAPIGPQISDRLQVTLWLVGTGMVIACIVAIPMGMVMAVRHRRPSGLILSALSQIGVAVPAFLAGILLITVFAVGLGWLPANGWTPPVEDPVLFLKQLVLPALSLGVVQGAVLTRYVRSAVLDVLREDYLRTARAKGLRPTQALLRHGLRNAAVPVVTVLALQLATLLVGAVVIERVFVIPGLGSLLLDSVSNRDLILVQDVVMIIATAVLLVNFLVDIIYLLIDPRLRVGAS
- a CDS encoding aldehyde dehydrogenase yields the protein MTTHAEPAGESPVAREFPEGLPIGDTWVEAPATEDVRFPYDGTLVARAPIGDTALARHAVDAALAIRERVGRLPSHVRRAALLATHEAVGSRRADFERLLVLETGKPLVDCRVEVDRTLLTLLTAAEEVARLHGETVPLDLLPSGEGLLGFWTRKPIGVVVGIAGFNYPLLLAAHKIAPALAAGCPIIAKPAPQTPLATLWLVHLLREALRAGGAPQAAVQLVTGGPEVGIALTTDRRIGAVSFTGSAAVGHQIARDAAPTKVLLELGSNAALVVAADADLDAAADAVVRGGYYASGQACISVQRVIVVDSVRKEFVARLTERVAQVAVGDPRDPQTRVSALIDKRSTERVRAWLAEAVEAGASLVAGGSVTDGVIEPALLLDVDRALAVWDEEVFGPVVAVRSVPDLETAFDLVNDSRYGLHASVYTSALDTAFAALDRLEVGGVVVNEVPGFRSDVMPYGGVKDSGAGREGPRFAIEELTVTRMAVIRPTTTKP
- a CDS encoding peptide ABC transporter ATPase, with product MTPAPDTAPASAAGSPDSPDSPDDVLTVRKLDVAVGGRKLVEDVDFTIRAGERVGLIGESGSGKSLTALSVMGLLPEELRATGSVRLAGVGHDLVGADEARMSRVRGKEIAMVFQEPMTALNPTMKVGRQIAEVLLIHRTRPDRASARAAAVELLDQVGLPDPAVAADAYPHQFSGGQRQRVVLAIALANDPALLVCDEPTTALDVTVQARVLDLIVRGVQDRRSAMLFITHDLPVVATACERVMVMYGGRVVESGPVREVFTRPRHRYTQGLIGASDLTVVDDRGRLVTIGGSVPPAGQFPAGCVFRNRCAQATEVCATRPEWVATGPDSGYACFHPVSESGAPGTGTPTNQEAGHG
- a CDS encoding diguanylate cyclase, with protein sequence MAEQPTSAPRAPGRGTGPADAISVRDVTRDYRRPRTSLRHPSPPVHALRGVSFAVPPGQRFGIVGESGCGKSTLLRILAGLDRPTSGSVAIDGRDITGLRERQLRFVRERLQLVFQDPMSSLDPRMRVGDIVAEPLVAQGHGNRRERVSELLEAVGLRADAADRYPHQFSGGQRQRISIARALAPRPKIIVADEPVSALDVSVRAQVLNLIADLVDELSLTLVFVSHDLSVVRHVCDRVAVMHNGQIVETGATEQVYEDPQHSYTRRLISAVPTLGKALSGVSAADLNREYQP
- a CDS encoding peptide ABC transporter permease, whose translation is MSVPDTEAAVASVAPEGRRRRRPVPGSLLVGALIVVVVLGMALLSFVWTPHDPTLVNPAARLETPSSEYWFGTDKFGRDVFSQIMMGSRTTLFVGFVAVGVAALVGVPLGIVAGMAPGWFGELLMRGNDLILAFPALLLTIMFSAVYGAGTLVAMVAIGIASIPHFARLIRGGTLQVMRTEYVIAARAAGRGPFAIALRHVLPNVSGLVIVQASVGFAIAVLAEAALSFLGFGTPPPTPSWGRMLQESQEMLSIAPRLAVFPGIAIAVAVLGFNLLGDGLRDRFDPKMEDRR